The following proteins are encoded in a genomic region of Arachis stenosperma cultivar V10309 chromosome 4, arast.V10309.gnm1.PFL2, whole genome shotgun sequence:
- the LOC130975760 gene encoding uncharacterized protein LOC130975760 has translation MADFLVKVTGDPIEETGTRWRLHVDGASNQKSGGAGVILESPAGVVYEQSIKFEFPVSNNQVEYEAFLGGLTLAREVGATRLEVCSDSQVVTLQVNGSYQARDSLMQKYLEKVRELSNQFEEVTIQHVPRERNTRADLLSKLVSTKLGVGNRSLIQGMLNEPAVTLHLTKVSPSWLDPSVDFLESGKLPDDEKAAKALRREAAKYTTIQGQLFKKGLSQSLLRCLHPEQTDYVLREVHEGCCGHHIGGKALARKLIRAGYYWPSMMEDSKEFVKKCVKCQENANFHRAPASELSLLTTSRPFAQWGVDLLGPFPVITRFGIPEIVISDNGMQFTDKKFIEFLNGLGIKQKFSSVEHPQTNGQVESANKVILQGLKKRLGDKKAHGPMNSL, from the exons ATGGCCGACTTCTTGGTAAAAGTGACAGGGGACCCGATCGAGGAAACGGGCACACGGTGGAGACTCCACGTAGACGGGGCCTCCAACCAAAAGTCCGGAGGAGCAGGGGTCATATTGGAAAGTCCTGCCGGGGTCGTGTACGAGCAATCGATCAAGTTTGAATTCCCGGTATCAAACAACCAAGTGGAATACGAAGCCTTCTTGGGAGGTCTGACCCTAGCTCGTGAAGTCGGGGCGACGAGGCTGGAGGTGTGTAGCGACTCGCAGGTCGTCACCTTGCAAGTGAATGGGAGTTACCAAGCCAGAGACTCGCTGATGCAAAAGTACCTGGAAAAGGTTAGAGAATTGAGCAACCAGTTCGAGGAGGTTACGATCCAACATGTCCCGAGGGAAAGAAACACACGAGCGGACCTCCTATCCAAGCTAGTGAGCACAAAACTAGGAGTAGGCAACCGAtctctcatccaaggcatgCTAAATGAACCAGCAGTCACCCTCCACCTGACAAAGGTAAGCCCCTCTTGGTTGGACCCAAGCGTCGATTTCCTCGAAAGCGGCAAACTCCCTGACGACGAGAAAGCAGCTAAAGCGTTGAGAAGGGAGGCAGCCAAATACACGACTATACAGGGACAACTATTTAAAAAGGGACTCAGCCAGTCCCTATTGAGGTGCCTACACCCCGAGCAGACGGATTACGTGCTCAGGGAAGTCCATGAAGGGTGCTGCGGCCACCACATCGGGGGCAAAGCCCTGGCAAGAAAGCTCATCCGAGCTGGATACTACTGGCCATCGATGATGGAAGATTCCAAAGAATTTGTGAAGAAATGCGTTAAGTGTCAAGAGAACGCCAATTTTCACAGAGCACCGGCTTCCGAACTAAGCCTGCTGACGACCTCCCGACCCTTTGCACAATGGGGAGTTGACCTTTTGGGACCTTTTCCG gtgataacCCGATTCGGCATCCCAGAAATCGTCATCTCAGACAACGGGATGCAATTCACCGACAAGAAGTTCATAGAATTCCTCAATGGCCTGGGTATAAAGCAGAAGTTCTCTTCAGTAGAGCACCCCCAGACGAACGGACAAGTCGAGTCCGCAAACAAGGTCATCTTACAGGGCCTCAAGAAGCGGCTGGGTGACAAAAAGGCgcatgggccgatgaactcGCTTTAG